A window of Chryseobacterium sp. IHB B 17019 genomic DNA:
AATGCTGTGAAAAATAAACAAGATTTTTTTTGCCAAGATAACCCACGATCCAATACTCATCAGATTTGTCCATTTTCAGATATTCGATTCTATAATATTCGGGACGGATTTTTCCGATATGTTTTGTTTCAATTGATTGAATATCAGGATCATTTAGTGTAACGACATAAAAATCCAATGGCTGTGGCAACTTATTAATAACCTGCAAAGCCACAGAATCCTTTACAATCCCGACAGCACTTTTTTTGATAAACCAGTACGTAAAAAATGAAATCGAAAAAACCAAGGTAACAATTCTGAATAATTTTGCCCATTCCGCGCCTTTTCCTCTTTTTATTTTAGACAAAATGAGAGAAAAAAATAAAGCCCAGAAAATAAGCAGAATGACAAATACCATGTTGCAAAGATACTGTTTTTAAAAAGTTTTAAAGGAATCTAATCAACATTCCATTCTTTATAAAACTGGTCGAGGAATTTCAGCATAAAATCGTGCCTTTCCTCGGCTATTTCTTTTCCTTTCTCTGTGTTCATCAGGTCTTTCAGCAGTAAAAGCTTCTCATAGAAATGATTGATTGTTGTACCGTTTGATTTCTTGTATTCATCTTTCGACATATTCAGTTTCGGAGCAATATTCGGGTCGTACATCAGATTATTTTTAAAACCACCGAAATTAAATGTTCTCCCGATTCCAATAGCCCCGATCGCATCAATCCTATCTGCATCCTGAACTATTTTAAGCTCAATCGGGAGATCTTTTGACACTTCTCCCCTGTTTTTAAACGAGATATTTTTAATAATAAATAAAACCTTTTCGACAACATCTTCCGAAGCGTTCTGGCTTTCTAAAAATTCGCGTGAAACCTTCAGGGCAATGGTTTCGTCACCATTATGAAATTTAGGATCCGCAATATCATGAAGCAAGGCCGCCAATTCTACCACTTCCCGATTGCATTCTTCCGTTTCCGCAATCTTTTTTGACAGTTTCCATACTCTTTCGATGTGAAACCAGTCGTGTCCCGCTTCTGCACCTTCTAGTTTTTCCTTTACAAATTCTACTGTGTTTTCGATCAGATTCTTCATTTATATCAATTCATTTAAAATAATGTTCCAAAGCTTTTTATTATAGCTTCTAAAAAAATTCACATGCCCGATTTCTCCTTTTTCAGACTCAGAAGTTTTTATTAATCTGTATGTTGGCTTAAGATTCGGATAGGTATTGTTTAATAAACTTCTCACCCCTTTTTCCGTTAGCCAGACATCATCCTGAGCACGAATAACGAATACTTTTTGAGTTAATCTCTTAGAATAATCATCAATTTTTTCTAATAAACCATTCGTTGATTTCCTGTTTAAAATTAAGGTTCTCCAGTCATATGCACAATTTTTTGGAAGACTTTCTCCGAGGCCGAACCAATTTCCCGGGAAATAACCCAGCAATGTGGTAATTAGAGGCTGAGCGATTCCAAAACCGAGATAGGCTTCAATTCTGGTTTTAAGCCTTAAATTTCCTACAAATGCATTTTGAGTTCCTACAAAAATAAGTTCCTCAAACATCGCAGAATCTTCATTCATTCCTAAAATCAGGGCTCCAACGGAGTGTCCGAGACAGTATTTTTTATAATCATTAAAATTAATTTTAATATAATCTGTGACAGCTTTATAATCTTCCGATCCCCAAATCCTCATGGAAGCCCGGAAACCCTTCATTTTTTTCGGTTTTGAAAGCCCAATTCCTCGATAATCATAAGTAAGCACTGTAAATCCCTGTTCGGAAAAATATTGCGCAAAAGAGAAATAAATTTGCTGTTTCACTCCTGTCGCAGAATTAATAAGCAACAGCTTGTTATTACTTTTTTCAGGTAAAAAAAGATGTACGGCAATAGAAACCGAATCTTTGGTAATAAGCTTTAGCTCTTTCATATGATAAAGAAAAAATCCACTATAAAAGTGGAAATTTTACTTTGCATTTATATGGTAAGTCGAGACTTTCGATATGTAGTAAATAATTTATGAGAAAAAATCTGAAACTCTCGGTAAGCCTGTTTGAGATCCTTTTTTTCCGGAAACCCTTGCAGATACCTCATTCCCGAATTTTACACACTCTTCAATAGAGTTCTGGTGGCACAAGGCAATTGCAAAACCAGAAGTAAAAGCGTCTCCCATTCCCATTTTGTAGACCGTCTTATCCTTATCATTTCGGCAGTATTTCATTTCTGTACCGTCAAAATAAACGGTTGAATTGATATCATCCCTTACAAAAAGTTTATTGAAATATTTTTTAAGAATTTCTTCTCTCTGATCTTCCCCAAAAACAATATGCAACTCACTGCTTTTCACTACAATAAAATCCACATTATCCAAAACTTCATCATGTAGACGTTGTGCAGGCGAAGCATAAAGCCCTACTTTATTACCGTATTTTTTGGCTTTCCTGATTGTATATTCAATGACTTTCATAGAAACTTCAAGCTGAAGAAGAACAAGGTCTGCAGTATTGAAATATTTGTCGGCAACTTCCACGTGCTCAATGCTTAAAAAATTATTGGCAGCGGGAACCACCACAATTGCGGCACTCCCGTCGGAAGTTGTTACATACGCCGTACCGGTCGCTTCTTCGTCGGTTTCATAAACAAAGCCAACATTTATATTTTCGTTGACCATATTTCTCATGATTTGTTGGCCAAGAGGATCCATGCCGACGCAGCCTATGAAATACACACTGGCTCCCAATCTTGCTGTCCCCACTGCCTGATTAGCTCCCTTTCCTCCAAAATAACTCTCGGAATGACGGGCGATAACGGTTTCATTAGGACACGGAACTTTTTCGGTCTCAAGGACAAGATCTATGGAAGAGCTTCCTACAACGATGATTTTCGGCTGTTCTGATGAGAAATTCATTGTGTTTTATATTAGTTTTATATTTTGGGTTGATTTGGACAAATTTATACTATGAGCGCTGTGTTACAAAAATAATTAACTTTAATTAACTTATTTCAATAAATTCAGTAATAATTTTTACGGGTGTACTATCTTTATCATAAGCAATATAGCTTGCATAAAAACCTTCTCCATACCCCGTTTCAAAGGCAAAAATAGTTCCAGAATGATTTTCTGAAGGCTTTAAAAATGCATACTGATCAATGGCTCCATTTTCATCAAAAAACTCGTCATGGAAAAATTCTTCGTAAATACCCATGAAGTCTGCTCCTTTGCTGTGATACAGTCTTTGTTCCAGTTCATTCAAATTATTTTGCGTATCCACATCCATGAAGCACCCCATTCCACTTTCTACAGGATATCCGAAAACTTCCTCTTCTGTCAGTTCTTTGATATTTTGTCCGGCTGTAGTAGCAAGTTTCCAGTCTGTAATTTCAGAATTGCTGAAAATAATTTCTGCATATGCCACACAATTACTTTCTCTTTCTTTGTGCAGTAAAACAGAAAAATCCCCTGTTGGAAATTTTGTAGTAAAGGGCTGCATATCATTCGTAATCAAGGGATCACAAGCAACAAGCTTTCCACTGGAAAGGTGAATTTTCCCAACTTCGAAGCTCTCTAATAACGGACTTTCAACGAAGTTTTTTGAGAATAGTTTTTTTATGTTTTCTAAGTGTGTCATTTTTTATTTTAGGTTAAGATTAAGGTTGAGGCTAAGTTTAAACTCAACCTTAACCTCGACCTCATTTTATAAACTTTTCAGTTTCTCTTCCAAAATTGCAATTTTGTCAAGAGCATCTTTTTGCTTTTTACGCTCCACTTCTACAACTTCAGGTTTGGCGTTGGCAACAAACTTTTCGTTAGAAAGCTTCTTGTCTACTGAAACTAAAAATCCTTTCAAATATTTTAATTCTTCTTCAGTTTTTGCTTTTTCTTCTCCTAAATCCAGGTTTTCACTCAAAGGAATTGAAACTTCCGTTGATCCAACCAGGAAAGTAAAGCTCGGCTTATCTGTTTTTGTTCCAAAATGAACTTCTGAAACATTGGCGAGTTTTTTAATAACAGATTCGTTAGCAAATTCCGAAGCGTTGGTATAAATTTCTACCGTTTCTTTTGGTGAAATACCTTTTGTCTGGCGGTAATTTCTAACTCCTGAAATAACTTCCGAGGAAATTTCGAAATTTTTAATGATGTTTTCATTAAAATTTCCGGCTTTTTTCTGCTGAGAAATAATTAATGCCTCTTCAATGCTTCTTTCCGAAATTGTCTGCCATAATTCTTCGGTTAAGAAAGGCATGAACGGATGAAGCAACTTCATTAATTCTTCAAAGAATTCAACTGTTTTGGTATAAACTTCTTTAGAAATTCCTTCCCCATAATTTGGTTTGATCGCTTCCAGATACCATCCGCAGAAATCGTCCCAAATCAATTTATAAATCAAATGCAGTGCATCAGAAATTCTGAACTTCTCGAATTGCTGATCGATTTCCAAAATTGTCTTATTTAATTTATTTTCAAACCATTCAATAGCTTGATTATCTGCTATATTTGCTGGTTTATCTTCATGATTCCACATGTTGATCAGACGGAACGCACTCCAGATTTTTGTCATGAAGTTTCTTCCCTGTAACATTAAATCTTCATCAAAAAGAAGATCATTTCCAGCTGCTGAGCTTAATAAAATACCAACACGAACGCCGTCTGCTCCATATTTATCCATCAACTCCAGCGGATCAGGTGAATTTCCTAAAGATTTTGACATCTTTCTTCTCTGCTTGTCTCTTACAATCCCTGTAAAATAAACATTTTTGAACGGAACTTCCTTTCTGTATTCTAATCCGGCCATGATCATTCTGGCAACCCAGAAGAAGATAATGTCCGGGCCTGTTACCAAATCTGAAGTCGGATAGTAATAATTGATGTCTTTATTTTCAGGATCATTCAGACCATCAAAAACTGACATTGGCCACAACCATGATGAAAACCATGTATCAAGAGCATCTTCGTCTTGTTTCAGGTTGCTGGTTGTTAGTTGTTGGTTGTTGGTCTTTTGCTTCGCCAGTTCTAATGCTTCATCGATATTTTCTGCAACTACGAAATCGCTTTCTCCTTCTCCATAATAATAAGCAGGAATTTGCTGTCCCCACCAAAGTTGGCGGGAAATATTCCAGTCGCGGATGTTATCCATCCAATGTTTGTAGGTGTTTTTAAACTTTTCAGGGTAAAATTTCACCTCATCATTCATTACTACATCCAAAGCTGGTTTAGCAATATCAGACATTTTCAGGAACCATTGAACAGAAACTCTGGGCTCGATAACCGCGCCGGTTCTTTCCGAAGTTCCCACTTTATTTACATAATCTTCTGCTTTTAACAAAAGATCTTTTTCTTCCAATTCTTTCGCGATTTGTTTTCTTACTTCAAATCTGTTTTTTCCTGCGTAATGTAAACCGTGTTCATTCAAATTTCCGTCATCGTCAAGAGCATCAATCATTTGAAGATTGTGCTTTTGTCCGATTTCATAATCATTAACGTCGTGAGCAGGCGTAATTTTCAACACCCCTGTTCCGAATTCGATGTCAACATATTCATCTTCGATAATCGGAATTACTCTGTTTACGATGGGTACGATTACTTTTTTGCCTTTTAAATGAGCATATCTCTCATCATTAGGATTGATACAAACTGCCGTGTCACCGAAAATAGTTTCGGGACGTGTCGTAGCCACCGAAAGGAATTCTTCCGACCCCTCGATTTTATATTTTAGGAAATATAATTTTCCGTTTTGTTCTTTAAAAATTACTTCTTCGTCAGAAATATTGGTTTTCGCTTCCGGATCCCAGTTTACCATTCTGTATCCTCTGTAGATTAAGCCTTTATTATAAAGATCAACAAAAGACTTGATAACCTGCTGTGAAAGTGACTCTTCCATGGTGAAACGGGTTCTGTCCCAGTCACAAGAACATCCAAGCTTTTTCAGCTGTTCAAGGATGGTTCCTCCGTATTTATCGGTCCATTCCCAAGCGTGTTTTAAAAATTCTTCTCTTGTAATATCTGATTTATTGATTCCTTCTGATTTCAGTTTAGCAACAACCTTCGCTTCCGTAGCAATAGAAGCGTGATCTGTTCCCGGAATCCAACAGGCATTGAAGCCCTGCATTCTTGCACGGCGGACCAGAACATCCTGAAGGGTATTGTTCAGCATATGCCCCATGTGTAAGATCCCCGTAACGTTTGGCGGAGGAATTACAACAGTGTAAGGCGGCTTGTCATTAGGCTCTGAATGGAAGTATTTGTTTTCCAGCCAATAGCTGTACCATTTTTGTTCTGTTTCCTGTGGATTATACTTTTCTGAAATCTGCATAAATTCTAATTCTTTAGCTTACAATTTGCAAAAATAGGCTAAAGAAAAAAAATTTTAAGTATGAATTAAAATAATTTTTAACTTTGTTTCTCAAAATTTATCTAACAAACATATTAACATTCAAGAATATGAAAAAATTAATTGCAGGAATTGCTTTATTCGGGACATTTGCTCTGGCATCTGCACAAACTATTACATTCGACAAAACTACTTTTGATTACGGTACAATCAAGCCTAGTTCTGACGGTACAAGATTTTTCACAGTAACAAATACTGGTGATAAGCCTCTTGTAATCTCTAATGTAAAGGCGTCTTGTGGATGTACAACTCCTGAATTCAAGACAGATCCTATTATGCCTGGAAAATCTGCTCAGATCAAAGTTGGCTACAACACTACTATCAACGGTGGATTCAACAAAATGATCGAGGTATTTTCTAATGACCCTGCAAACAGCAGAA
This region includes:
- a CDS encoding HD domain-containing protein yields the protein MKNLIENTVEFVKEKLEGAEAGHDWFHIERVWKLSKKIAETEECNREVVELAALLHDIADPKFHNGDETIALKVSREFLESQNASEDVVEKVLFIIKNISFKNRGEVSKDLPIELKIVQDADRIDAIGAIGIGRTFNFGGFKNNLMYDPNIAPKLNMSKDEYKKSNGTTINHFYEKLLLLKDLMNTEKGKEIAEERHDFMLKFLDQFYKEWNVD
- a CDS encoding alpha/beta hydrolase family protein is translated as MKELKLITKDSVSIAVHLFLPEKSNNKLLLINSATGVKQQIYFSFAQYFSEQGFTVLTYDYRGIGLSKPKKMKGFRASMRIWGSEDYKAVTDYIKINFNDYKKYCLGHSVGALILGMNEDSAMFEELIFVGTQNAFVGNLRLKTRIEAYLGFGIAQPLITTLLGYFPGNWFGLGESLPKNCAYDWRTLILNRKSTNGLLEKIDDYSKRLTQKVFVIRAQDDVWLTEKGVRSLLNNTYPNLKPTYRLIKTSESEKGEIGHVNFFRSYNKKLWNIILNELI
- a CDS encoding ribokinase; this encodes MNFSSEQPKIIVVGSSSIDLVLETEKVPCPNETVIARHSESYFGGKGANQAVGTARLGASVYFIGCVGMDPLGQQIMRNMVNENINVGFVYETDEEATGTAYVTTSDGSAAIVVVPAANNFLSIEHVEVADKYFNTADLVLLQLEVSMKVIEYTIRKAKKYGNKVGLYASPAQRLHDEVLDNVDFIVVKSSELHIVFGEDQREEILKKYFNKLFVRDDINSTVYFDGTEMKYCRNDKDKTVYKMGMGDAFTSGFAIALCHQNSIEECVKFGNEVSARVSGKKGSQTGLPRVSDFFS
- a CDS encoding DUF4241 domain-containing protein; the protein is MTHLENIKKLFSKNFVESPLLESFEVGKIHLSSGKLVACDPLITNDMQPFTTKFPTGDFSVLLHKERESNCVAYAEIIFSNSEITDWKLATTAGQNIKELTEEEVFGYPVESGMGCFMDVDTQNNLNELEQRLYHSKGADFMGIYEEFFHDEFFDENGAIDQYAFLKPSENHSGTIFAFETGYGEGFYASYIAYDKDSTPVKIITEFIEIS
- a CDS encoding valine--tRNA ligase, encoding MQISEKYNPQETEQKWYSYWLENKYFHSEPNDKPPYTVVIPPPNVTGILHMGHMLNNTLQDVLVRRARMQGFNACWIPGTDHASIATEAKVVAKLKSEGINKSDITREEFLKHAWEWTDKYGGTILEQLKKLGCSCDWDRTRFTMEESLSQQVIKSFVDLYNKGLIYRGYRMVNWDPEAKTNISDEEVIFKEQNGKLYFLKYKIEGSEEFLSVATTRPETIFGDTAVCINPNDERYAHLKGKKVIVPIVNRVIPIIEDEYVDIEFGTGVLKITPAHDVNDYEIGQKHNLQMIDALDDDGNLNEHGLHYAGKNRFEVRKQIAKELEEKDLLLKAEDYVNKVGTSERTGAVIEPRVSVQWFLKMSDIAKPALDVVMNDEVKFYPEKFKNTYKHWMDNIRDWNISRQLWWGQQIPAYYYGEGESDFVVAENIDEALELAKQKTNNQQLTTSNLKQDEDALDTWFSSWLWPMSVFDGLNDPENKDINYYYPTSDLVTGPDIIFFWVARMIMAGLEYRKEVPFKNVYFTGIVRDKQRRKMSKSLGNSPDPLELMDKYGADGVRVGILLSSAAGNDLLFDEDLMLQGRNFMTKIWSAFRLINMWNHEDKPANIADNQAIEWFENKLNKTILEIDQQFEKFRISDALHLIYKLIWDDFCGWYLEAIKPNYGEGISKEVYTKTVEFFEELMKLLHPFMPFLTEELWQTISERSIEEALIISQQKKAGNFNENIIKNFEISSEVISGVRNYRQTKGISPKETVEIYTNASEFANESVIKKLANVSEVHFGTKTDKPSFTFLVGSTEVSIPLSENLDLGEEKAKTEEELKYLKGFLVSVDKKLSNEKFVANAKPEVVEVERKKQKDALDKIAILEEKLKSL
- a CDS encoding DUF1573 domain-containing protein, with protein sequence MKKLIAGIALFGTFALASAQTITFDKTTFDYGTIKPSSDGTRFFTVTNTGDKPLVISNVKASCGCTTPEFKTDPIMPGKSAQIKVGYNTTINGGFNKMIEVFSNDPANSRSVIYIKGTVDANAPDPKPLTPAELKAKAKAEKKAAKEAKKVAAVK